The genomic DNA TAAGTTTGATAAAACgatttttagtttaataaatGCGTTGCCAATTGTGTTTAGTCTAATTCTCTAAAAtctaaaaatgttaaagaaagcgttcctaaaaattttaatcaatacCAATGGCATGAAATTATTGTATCGAAAGCATTTTCTCCAAAattgtatatgtagatatgtacatttgtacgcgccacatataaattaaagtaattttgtttgtaGCAACAGCAATGTTGGCGCCTGAATGCATGCTCTACATTGTTTAACCTATGTATGTACTGTTAATTTACTGCTGTTATCCTAACATTGCTAGTGAAAttgttatttgaaaatatttctatggaAACTGTGCCATACATatttaactacatacatacacacatatgtatttgtttatagttgtaaatatatctaacaaattttttaattcaaaccgTAAGTTCTCAATAGTATCttactaataaatataaataaagtgtaatattatattatttaaatttgtttaaaaatttaattttttcgaagtaaaaaatataagaaattaaatacatacatttttctcTATTGCTAACATAGTATTATCTGGTTaagtgacttaaaagaattgcAAAGTTTCTATTTTTAGTTCGACGATAGAAGAGGTCtgaagtgaaaataaatttatactatTTCAAACTATTTGACAGTTTTAAAAATCGGAAGATGTGTTAAGAATTCTTTCGAAgctcaacaaaaattataattattaatgtgtcacatataaaaaatatccaTTTATCTCTCGATCAGAcatgttaaaacacctttgtgagcaggagcattgtcttgatgaaaaatgatttttttgtgctgcaagcCAGGTCTTTTAGCACGATTTTTTcttccagctgatccaaaaggctgcaataatattcagagttgattgttttacctttctgcagataatcaattaacaaaatttcttttgcatcccaaaaaactgatgccataaccttctttgttgatcgttgtgacttcacctgcttggGAGCTGAActaccagcttcagtccactgtaaacgttcttgtttcaatttaggatcatggtggtagatccaagtctgatccatagttataaaacgacgcaagaaatcggttttattctgtttaaaacgctccaaattatgctgagaaattcgtttttgatccagtttttgttgaattgttaacgtgtgcgacactaactttccaaacagctttttcatatgtaattctccatgtaaaatttgaagtactcgttcgtctgagatgtctatggcattagcaatttcacgcttagtcaaacctggatcttcactaacaatattatgaacttgctcaatgatgtCTAATGTGGTTGTGgattttggtcgtccttcgcgtggattcTCTGCAAGCTTAGTACGACCatatttaaattcaccagcccgaAATTGCAGTGcgttatacacttctaacaattgttcataaatttcctttccTTTAGAACCTTACAAatcaaagaatctaatcactgcgcgatattcaattttttccatactaaaaaaatactctgacacgtcaactttaaatggcttgtaaacaaagaattaattgacagaatgacttgtagctttgcatgtgttctcacaacAGATGtgccaacttgagaaaaaaaatttggagctagtagtgctatttcttggtgagaccaaccaacttttcTACCAACCTGTACATACACTTATGGACAAAATAATAGGTGTacacagtttttatttaatatttgaagaattttaatttaaaacaattttgttttagacATATTACccgctttatttttattaaacataaatacaaggtgcgttccaaagtaaacagtaaaaaagtaacaaagtaaactctagtggcgactagtgcgttagaatctgctatcctttttcgacttccagtaaaaatttcatgacatttcatctattggaagtgaagttattgcgttttaagtgtcagtatgtttttggcatcggtgcgaaaatgagcttcgaacaaagagctaacattaaatttggtaaaacttttaccgaaacgttccAATTGATgtaacaagtttatggcgatgattgcctatgccgtagcagagtgcacgagtggtttcaccgttttcaaagtggtcgtgaggacataaatgagaaatgagccgaaacccaaaaaatcgcgcctggagaagtcaaaagtgaaggcaatgctgatttgtttttatgattccaagggtgttgtccacccggccaaaacgttaatgcggtattcaaccttggagttttgaagcgtttggtgcgccgtattcgacgtgttcggcccgaatatcgcgaagatggaagttggcgtttgttgcacgataatgcgccgtctcatcgatcgacgcttgtggccgattatttgaccaaaaatcacattttaacaatcaaccactccccgtattcacctgataaggcaccgtgcgacttctactttttctgaaaaatgcatttgccgatgaaaggaaagcgttatgcagacgtggaggccattcaaaaggcttgcaccggcatactggcggccataccgggcaacgagctaaaacactcgtttgacatgcttttggatcgtgcaaaaagctgtattaaagcagaaggagacaattttgaataaaattaattgagtcctgtttactttggaacgcaccttgtatgtcgAAGTTATCCTTTTTTCGGTCCTGTATATCCTCCGTGGTTTTTCATTAGTTTTCCAATTCTATTCGGCAtggattgaattaatttttggcaGGTTCCTAATAGAGTAGCACCCCCTCcttattttgaaaagaaaaggcTGCCAATCTTCTCTTAAGGTCGCTTTACAAGTTCTCAATCGGGTTGAGATGAGCGGATTGACTAGGCCATTGTATACAGGTCGCATTTGCATCCCTGAACCACTTACATACCAACCTCGATGTATTTTTCGGGTAGTTATCTTGTTGATAACTCCATCTCAACGGCATGTTTTCTTCAGCTTATGGTAGCAATACGTTTTGCAAAATGTCTCTGTTCTCAATGGCAGTCATTGTGTCCTTTATCCAAACTAACGGACCAACGCCAAAAGGGTCCTTTTTTGCCATGAAAAGTATACGCCGATCATCAATCAGACCAGTTTTTCTTGGACGACCACGagtttccttttaatttttttgctttagagTATTAGTTACAAAGTTTTTCCATTTGCAATGAATTTATACGAAAACAAAAGTTTTTGGTTGcctcgaagctataatagccttcacagGACCTTTCTTATAGCATGAAATTGTATAAAAGatgtttatcttgattttgatcggtcagtttgtatggcagctttatgctatagtgaagaTTGTTTcgttgctttggataataatctactatgtcgaatttcgtaaagatatcttgtcaaacaaaaaagttttccatacagaaaCTTGATTTGgatgtatggtagctatatgctatagtggtccggcatcggtagttccgacaaatgagcaatttTGGCAGAGACAGagatgtatttaaaatattagatcgatatctctaaaactgatgTACTAGTTCGCCGATGTGTAGACAAGCCTTGATACGGGTATAAATATACTATGTGTATTATTTTTCCATTCTTCCAAGAAGTATCTTAGAATGTCAACAAGTGTATTTAGACTGCTGGCTAAGGATATCGTGTGATTTAAGTTGCTCATGTGACCAAAGTCTGCTGCTGTCAATACTGTGGCTCGACTTCGGCTCTAAATGACCGCGAAGGGATTAAATATTATGTTAAGATTTTTAGCATgacttacaaaaaaatatacagtgAGCCTTAAACTCAAATACCTACAAACCGGATGTATTCAAAATATTCTACAATGCTAAGCGAATGCTGGTAGTTACTGATAAAACcgcattattttaaataaatatttttgtttttgtattcaaGTTGATAATACGTAATTAATAATGACACAAACAACAAACGTGCattaaatcaaataattgtggtatataattattttctattaacaaATTATGATCACAGAATTTTAACCGATTTGTAACTATATTATATGTCTGTATTTATGTACGAACCAGTGTGTAAGATGAAGACGAGGTCAATTTGCAGCAGTCAAACCGTATAATAAAGTGAAGCGAATTAAAGAATCACTGACCTTGACTTTTCCAAAGTTTAAAGCCCTTACAAAAGAGAAACATAAAGGAATCTTCGAATAATCATTCGTCTcaccactcacacacacacttatatttacttacatattgtATGTGCATTAAGAACCATTATAGTAATTTTTCTTCGGTACCACACACACtttcatatgtacaaacataagtttatacatacatactttgccCTTCTTTTGTATAATACTGGTTTTATTGGATGCTTCATCATCGTTGTGCCGTTTCGCTGTCGTTGACTCCGTCGGAGTTAAACAAGATCTATTTCACCAGTGTAGACAATTCTTATATATGTTTTCAGGATCAATTCTCTTTTTATTCAATACACACGTTGATTCATGTATgtactcatatgtacatattttatttatttatttaggagACAAAAAGTGTCGTGTACTTACTTGCTACAAGGTAAAGCTGTTGACAATTGCTTTTTGTAGGTTTTTTTCTCGCTGGTTCTTAATGTGTTTAATGCAGAACCAACATTGTTTTCTGCTATCAACTTAATTGTGTACAAAAAACCTGCAGACATTTGACTAACCTTCTACAATTCTTATTGAAGTGGTTCCaacaattacttttttttataaagattttgCTAGATTTGTAAATTTTGTCCGTGCTAGTATGTTTTTAGttgtcaataataaaaatttgtttttataaattttataaaacaagaaaaaacgttaacttcggctgcaccgatgcTATAATTCTCTTCACAGCTACATTTTTGATTAGCTTAAATGCCATAAAAGGTtctttaaattgattttaatcggtcagtttgtatggcatctatatgatATAGAGGTTCGATcttaataatggaaaataattcataaaaaaaaaagtttttcatataagaatttgatttggatcagtcagtttgtatagtaactatattttataatggtccgatctgatcaattttttcggagattgtagcgcttccttggataataatctataccaaatttcgtttCGATACAGGAGCTTGAGTTTGATCTATCAGTTTGTAAGTCAGTTACGTATAtcatatagtggtctgatatcggcggttccgacaatgccaagtttcagatcgatatctcaaaaactgagggactagttcgcgtatatacagacagacggacacgaTTAAATCAAGTCAGCTCGTCATGCTCATCATTTTTATATTGATATGTATCCATTTGTTCCCCCACACCTTATTGCATTATATTTCATACGATTACCAACACTTTTATCTTCCTTACACTCATTATCTTCCTTATTCTTTTAttctaaacatttattttatctcCCTTTGCACCCGCCATTCGCTTGTATTAGACTATAAGCTTTTCATTGTAACGACAAAACTTCAGTTCAAATTCGACATTACAAGAATAAAGGCTCCATGTTTACTTAactatgtgcatatacatactttatagggtatccgacgtttccttcttggtttTATATAATTCGCAAACATAGTATACTCTGTTCTttgtataataaattcaattgccatatattttaatttgtgtaTGTCAAAGTCTATTAGCAAAGACTGTGCTCTCTGatttatgaaatttgaaaaataacaaatttcaaattaagttttcgaatatttatttaCCAGCTATTTGAATATACCTATTTCTACCAAAACCAATCAAAATGACTATGACTGGTTTATAAGAAGAAATTACTATTGTGGTTTCAAGTCTTTATTCTctcttaaaaaattacaaaagttaaacaatattaattgtAATAGGTAAATGGATttatagaaatttgaaaatatttccacatagattttttttgtatttattgcaaatatttgtagtcatgttgttattgcagtatcCTATTTGACACCATTTGCGTACAGAAACCGTGCTTTTCGTAGTTGGAACATCAGCTTCGTGTGGTTTTGCAAGTCTGATATTCTGTAGCAAGTTCTTCTGCTTATTGAAACAGCAAGTCTTTCAGTGAGATATTTTCTTCTGTTGTGTTTTTGTACAATATCCAGCAATTGATTCCGGCTATatctaaaatattgaaaaacaccTGAAGTGGCCAACTTCTGGAACCcgatttcacaaaaaaaaaatatcgtgaTTCTCCCGGCACAAACATTCCTTCATTTTGACTGGTACTGGTAGAAAtgtcaataacaaaaaatatatttattactaatatatataaagtaactTTAAGTTCGAAAAATGCATTCTCTATTTATAGCTACAAAAGTCGTAGCATCATTTCGAAAAGCAAATGTTATATgtaatagaaattttgaatttaaattacacGACGAATCAAATTAACTGGTCTGGTAAATCAAGTTCTAGTTAACATACTATTGGTCTATTGCATAATCccatatttaaattaaagcaaTGAAAATCTAACACCATAGTtttatagacaaatttacaaaaaccgGTAATTTGGCAGCGCAGAAAAAGTGTGCGTATAAGTAAAATGGGAATAATAACCAAATGTAAAAGTGTCGGAAAGTTATACTTTTACTTGTTTGCGTGAAAGTTgcaattttaaaagatttttattctattcagtttgttattaaattaaGAATATCGAATCTCgtctaaaataaatgaaataagcaTCTCTGAAAAGGAAGTAAGGGTTAAACTTTTCGAAGAAGATAAGACATACCCTGAAATCGGTTAAATTGGTTGAAGAACACAACGCAACCAGAATCATCagattttaatgttgttgttgttgttgtagcggttacctagtccccgtttgggtgataagttccagtttggttgtcgtcgaggtcatctaacgggaaaaaggtgttagatgagtgggatcagattttaatttttatttacgattttaattctaaataacGCCTATGAGATTTACTGGTACGTAAAATCCGCTAACGCCCAATAACCTCAAAGAATATGCTTAAGGAAGTTTTAAAACGTTGGGGATATCCGACTtcctattaaatttttagaagaaCCCAATGTAGGTTTTgagttacataaatatatgtatgtcggataatttaaaatctttaaataaataatatattaaatttatattttatattctgaCAGCCGTTCACTTACAACAAATACTTGTAAAGTAACTCATAGGAGTACAGAAAATAAGTCAATATCTTTTCACTGGAGGTTATAGATAACCGCAATGTGCCGATAAGGTCCAGTAAAGCTCTGCCAAGCAGTTAAATACAATTTAAGACATTGGCGTTCGCTGCTATAATAATAActgaaaaattatcaaattctATATCCTCAGGGGAATGAAGTACTAATTAAAAACCATTATTATTGAACAAAGTATTAgaaatttttcactcaaatgaATTAAAAGgccataaataaatatggttGTCAGGGGgggattaaaaatatatatgtatgtacatatatttcatttctaagTGCATTTGTTTTGCACAAAATTATGTTTTACTCCTTATGAGGtagtgaatttttattttttccaaataatatATGGTTTTTCTCAAGGGCCTCCACTGAAGGACATATAAACATTACTGTAAATGTGAAAGTAGGCTTTGGCAAAATCCGTTAAGGAGATTTATGGCTGAaacaccaatttttttttggaattttcgagATAGTCAGAGGTGTtgcagaatctgatagttgtcggaatcagaatagAAACCGATAAGAAAATGTattagtaggtgtcatgaattcagatattattggtttgatgttcgaaacagaaattttatcggttttgggtgtcacggaaaccaattttatcggttttgtcaTCAGAAACAAAGTAACAGGATAttcgctgacagatttgaaatgtaagttaagaaaataatttgttttattgttacgatttaatttatcgttatttcgATAGgttaaaatataagaataaaacaaaacatgtcaTAATTactgagtttatggaaaaaaatccagatattttaagaggatttacaaaacgtagCAAATGTAATTTAACACCCAGATGCGTCTTTATTctgtcgataatgtgatataaatctgtaaagtaagcatatatacaaacatacaagtaaatgcaggCCAAATTACACATTCGACTCCCCTGGTACATCAAttggattactgtgatcttttgatatcttccttttaattttttcgttgtttttttctttcaataaaataaatgctaaaATAGCGGAGCTCATTGTAAACTCTAGTAGACTTCATTCagcatttcaaatttatcaaacgtttccaaatttattcatttgcaagttttgtcacaatagtaaacagctgattcgaatatgggttttgcatatgttcgaaaagacgaaaatccaatcagattttgtgacaccattgaaaatcagaattggttttcaattctgacaattacgcaaatctgtcttggattccacagcTCCCCTGGGTGGTTTAAAGAtctatgtttgtttttgtacatttcGAGTTAACATataagatttaattttttttaccatacTCAACCTTCTGTTCTCCTGGTTGTGATATTGAACAAGAAAGTAGCAACATGCAAGTGATTATATTTCAGCACGgaattatatttcaatttccTAATAATTCATGGCGGTGAAAAATTGGTGACACGCTTGCAATTTCTAATAAATACcactaatattattatttaatggtGCTGCATATTGTATTCATACAcatattaaaatgtatgtatgtgtaaatacttACCACTATATGTGGGTATGTATTTAAGCACTTTTctgcttttatatatacatctatTTCGTTTATAGggatgtatacatacatacatacacatcaaCCCTTATCCTTGCTGCAAACATCCAGGTAAACGTAACGGTTGTCAAAAAGTTGCAACGGTCATTGGTCTGGAAACAACGAGTacataaatatctaaatttttacatgtacatatatagggacgtataaatatatgtatttggtgtttgtaaaaaatttgatttacaaagttttcaataaaatttgcaataagaAATACAATGctataatatttttggttttctaaATTTAGGAGATTATGATTTTTAGTACTATAAATTCGTTAGTTTTGTtgataaatatttctatactaCTATACTATACTGCTAATTTTGTTGggaaaattttgcaattaagtcactatatttaaatattaatgcaaACCATTTATACGTACACAAAACCCTGCTTACTTATATAAagctgtatatattttatatagaaaggGAATTCAGTTTATTTTTGGCATCGCTTTGCATGCATAGAACGTAGttaagcatacatacaaatacagtaATACAATTATTTCTATCTATGAATGTGTGCGTGTGGAAGACACAGGTCCTTGTTCTATACACACAgttactatatgtacatatgcctgATTGCGAATTTGAAATAGCCGAATGGATGTTAACGCACCCGCAGCTACAACGAATATCAACATCAACAATTCGCTACTATTTTGTTCTGGGTTGGGGCTCGAAAGTTCATGAAACTGCGCCGCTTCACAACCTGTAGAGCTCCAAAGCTGTTATAAATATATCCAACAACATATACATGCGCACACATACTACTTGGGAACTATGCGAATGGGGAAAATCATTTTTTTGTGCCGTCTAACATTCAACAGTTCGGCTTTTGGCTGAAATATGAGTGAGTTGGGGCGACAATCTGCCCCTCTATGGGTGTGGAAGCGTCTGgctactcgtatatacatacatatagtatgtatacaCGCATGTGTTTGTTGTAACTCCCTTGCAAGATACATTTTTTGCATTATGGTTGCTTTCTGCTTGTTGGTAGTGAGTGGCGGCAGCTGAAAATGCGGCTGTCCTCTGTCGGCTCTGCTTGTGTTGAAATTGAgaatatatattgatttttaacaaaaaaaaagaaagaaaacaaaaacaaccatgAGAGTCTCACACACTGCGGAGGCGGAATGAAGCGAATCGACACAGCCATTAAGGGTGCGCGTACTCTCGTACTCGTTAGTTTATACCCggaacaaatatacatatgcaatgcAATTGAGCGAGTAGGTACGGTGAAATTGCGCTAAGGGTAGAATACCGTGATTGCCAACTTTCTGTAAACactatttgtatatgtattgtatttgtgccatttgaaataatattcaataataAAGGCGCAagtaagaaaattgtatattttaaaatattttttaacattatgaCGATGTTTTTGATTAACTTCttattatgtatttacatgATACAAGTCttctttttgtaaatttttaatatttttgagcatatttaaatatgtgttgcaaattttttatttaagaagtcgtattaaatgtattttcGTCACACTCCTTTATAGattttatgagaaaaaatattaaaaaataattttcgttacTAATTCTTATAATATCGAAGCGTTAAAATATTAGAATTACGAAAGTGGGGAAATTCGCTAATAAGAATGGCAATTTATAATATGTTAAGGTCAGTAAAGtagtcaaaataataaaataatgagaAAAGTACTACTAATCAGAAATTTAGCATCTTCCTTGTTTGCAGTCCCCTATGAATGGCTTTCTTATTGCAGTTTGCGTGgcatttatttcacttttacaaAACCCTTGTTCACTTGGCAACCCTTAAACTCCTTCTGTACGACATCTGCAAGGGAGGTTGACTGAGCTAAGCCGACAAACTTTATACCCGCCGCAGCTGTCgccattaaaatatatttgcttgtgTTGGTGAGTCTGTTTGGTGATTGTCCTGCGTCGGTTAGCATTTTTTCTAGGAAGGCAAACAATCCTGTTTATTCTATTGTTGCATTCACTGCAATGCCATCCCgtttaaatttttcggaaaggttataaaaattaatagctAGAAATTTGTCTATCGGTATATTAGGACATAACATCTGTTTGGTTGTCTGTTTGCTGGTGCAGTGTATACCTACATATAGTATTTTGGaatatttgtaagtatgtgtgaatatataaatacatatgtatgcactctTTGCTACAGCACAGTCAGTTCAACTCGTTCACGACTAGCTTTGTCCGGGCCATTGGCGGTGCTATTGCAACAAATTATTGTCTACAGACTTTTGAGCATGTAATTTCCCTAAATTTatcaatatatttgtaaaacaaaGCGCATTATTAAATGTAGTTTGTAAGCTTTTATTGTAAAACattattaataacaaaatatatttttatttttgcagtttttaaaaatgatcactacatttttattaaagtggAAAATGAATTGAACCTTGAGTAAAAACGCAGCAACTGTGTAAATATCTACGTTAAAGCTaaaccaaacaattttttacatacaagcactgtAAATTAGAAATTACTCTGTCGAACGTAAGCAGATAAAATTCATTTACAAGGATTAAAGGTAATAAATTAActttacttatttaaatatttaataagaattttatgttatatacattttatttataattctagAAGCAATATTGGTCATTTAGCTCACCTGCTAAAATGGCCTCTTCTCCTACCCCATCATTGGACTCCATACGTGGTACTAATTCCATAGAATCTTACGGCGAACACACAGGATATTTATCTGACTCCCCATTAACACTGAGCGGCTCATCACCACCAGTTAGTGACTCAGCCATTTGTGACGAATTTACCAGCTCCTCAGGATCCGTTAGTAATCAGCATCATCCCATTTCGGCTTCAGTGTCATCTTCGTCGTCGTCGTCTAGTAGCGGTCTAAGTGGTTGCGGCAGCACAAGTAGTGCTAATAGTAATAGTTGCAGCAACATAAATAACGGTAGTAGTGGTAGTGGTGTACTAGGCGGTATCACTTGTAACAGTACTAATGGTCCTGGCGTTATTGGCAGCAATTTGAACGGTAAAGGTAGTCCATCGTGCAGCAATCTGCTTTCCAATAATAGCATTGTGAGCGTATCTACTGCTAATGGTGGTGCCGTACCGCGTTGTACCGCTTGTAAGAGTAAACAATCAGATGCTGTGGCGAGATGTTTTGAGTGTATCAGCTATTTATGCGCCAATTGCGTTACAGCACATCAATTTATGCATTGTTTTAACGGGCATAATGTTTCATTAATAAAAGGTTTTGATACGACCGCAAATAACGTGACCACGGCAGCATCAACGACACCAACGTCCTCAGTCACCGCCACAAATATAACCGGCCCTACGTCCAACAATCTGACTACAAACGATTTAAAGTTATCTAGTTCTCTAACTAtgatgttgcaacaacaacaacaacaacagcagcaacagcaacaaatcacCAAATTTACGCAACTCTCCAAAATGGTAATGAATTCACATCTTGTTGGTAGTAATAATGCCACTATCTTGGGTGATAATGGTGAACAATTGGAAAATAGCAGTAACGCTGATGATTTATTTGGCAATATAGTGCCACAATTACGTTCAACATCATATTGTCGTCGCCACAAAAATGAAGCTTTGAAATTCAATTGTCGTACATGCTGCAAGATTGCATGTAATGAATGTGTCCTGCAGGAGCATTCAGCTGGCTTGCATGAAGTTGAACATATACAAGAACATCAATTATCGACCGTTTTCCCACCAAATAATACGTCGACAACGGCAACGTTCAGCAGCCAACAACAATCATCATCCGAAACGGTGTTACAAACTGTATTGACTGAATTGCGTGGCAAAATTGCCGAAATTGTATCGCTGGTCAGTAGTAATTCGGACAATAATTCcagcaaaataaaaatgcaatatcAAAAAGCACACAATGAGGTCAATGAGACTTATCAGTTCTTCTGTTCGATGATTGACGAACGTAAGCAAGAGGTTTTGAAGGAACTCGAGAGCTTATATAATGCCAAAGTGGCATCGAGCGGTGTCTGGTTGCAGCGCTCCAAGGAACTCATCGAGAAAGCAGTGCATACATGCGATAGTTTGGAACGTTCACCGAAAACACATAGTGTCACCGATGTATTAATGTTGCGCAAAATGCTCGAACAGCAGCTACAAACCGCTTTAATGGATATGCAATTACCATTTGAATTAGAATTTGTTTCAAATTACCAGTCCATACAGGCAGGTGTACGCAACACGTTTGGTTATGTTCGACCAGGCAACGTTGAAGCAACTAGTGGTGGTCAATTAGTTAAACAGCCACCTATAGCCAGACCGACGCAGAGCTCATccaatagcagcagcagca from Bactrocera oleae isolate idBacOlea1 chromosome 3, idBacOlea1, whole genome shotgun sequence includes the following:
- the brat gene encoding brain tumor protein: MASSPTPSLDSIRGTNSIESYGEHTGYLSDSPLTLSGSSPPVSDSAICDEFTSSSGSVSNQHHPISASVSSSSSSSSSGLSGCGSTSSANSNSCSNINNGSSGSGVLGGITCNSTNGPGVIGSNLNGKGSPSCSNLLSNNSIVSVSTANGGAVPRCTACKSKQSDAVARCFECISYLCANCVTAHQFMHCFNGHNVSLIKGFDTTANNVTTAASTTPTSSVTATNITGPTSNNLTTNDLKLSSSLTMMLQQQQQQQQQQQQITKFTQLSKMVMNSHLVGSNNATILGDNGEQLENSSNADDLFGNIVPQLRSTSYCRRHKNEALKFNCRTCCKIACNECVLQEHSAGLHEVEHIQEHQLSTVFPPNNTSTTATFSSQQQSSSETVLQTVLTELRGKIAEIVSLVSSNSDNNSSKIKMQYQKAHNEVNETYQFFCSMIDERKQEVLKELESLYNAKVASSGVWLQRSKELIEKAVHTCDSLERSPKTHSVTDVLMLRKMLEQQLQTALMDMQLPFELEFVSNYQSIQAGVRNTFGYVRPGNVEATSGGQLVKQPPIARPTQSSSNSSSSNSSLSGVGSTHLPLGLGLSSSLLDTYNNAVVGSGVNGVGGLLGRSGNHNLIVNGGANSNANFEELMAKRYHNHATAVNGVIAPYVSVNPYEKWSNGGSDNIFSTTDPFSSAQLLNSLTSSVGASSSALNALTVQAGNASTDSLMDLTSKLLSTSTYPPKSQIKRQKMIYHCKFGEFGVLEGQFTEPSGVAVNAQNDIIVADTNNHRIQIFDKEGRFKFQFGECGKRDSQLLYPNRVAVVRNSGDIIVTERSPTHQIQIYNQYGQFVRKFGANILQHPRGVTVDNKGRIIVVECKVMRVIIFDQNGNVIHKFGCSKHLEFPNGVVVNDKQEIFISDNRAHCVKVFNYEGQYLRQIGGEGVTNYPIGVGINSNGEILIADNHNNFNLTIFTQEGQLVSALESKVKHAQCFDVALMDDGSVVLASKDYRLYIYRYVQVPPIVM